In one Pseudarthrobacter sp. NBSH8 genomic region, the following are encoded:
- a CDS encoding DUF2254 domain-containing protein: MFPMTGRVDHWMDALRTQLWPLPVLAVALAVGLGTAVPALDAAVDGKLPESVTVVLFSGGPEAARSVLQAISGSLITVTSLTFSLTVVTLQLASSQFSPRLLRTFTSDRFVHGTLALFLAAFAFALTVLRSVRGEGSGSSPFVPEISVTVAFVLAIGSVIGLVLFLAHLTREIRVETMMRRVNVETQETIDRVFPADRSLPAPDPVPAEGKILINSTSSGFLTSVDKGALKRAAEDAGAVIRIDREPGSSLVAGVPFATAWPVQPGATLTSSARERLTEAVNAAVATGFERTNVQDVGFGFRQLVDVAARALSPGINDPTTAVHVIGHLSVLLCRLAERNPGPEHLSDDDGRVRVVVSLPELEDLLDMAMNQPRQYGAADPAVAGRLLGLLRELTWCDRKDKYRMAIREHLGRMRNAIGAADYSPGERRSLLEQADSINLLQTENLHPGKKESP; this comes from the coding sequence ATGTTCCCGATGACTGGGCGTGTCGATCATTGGATGGATGCGTTGCGGACACAGCTGTGGCCTCTTCCGGTGTTAGCGGTTGCGCTGGCTGTGGGTCTCGGGACGGCGGTGCCTGCCCTGGATGCTGCAGTTGACGGCAAGTTGCCAGAAAGTGTCACAGTTGTTCTCTTCAGTGGAGGGCCGGAGGCGGCCAGGTCTGTATTGCAGGCGATCTCGGGTTCCCTGATCACGGTGACGTCCCTGACGTTTTCACTCACCGTGGTCACGTTGCAGCTGGCCAGCAGCCAGTTTTCCCCGCGGCTGCTGCGGACTTTTACCTCGGATCGGTTCGTCCACGGGACGCTGGCCCTCTTTCTGGCTGCCTTTGCTTTCGCGTTGACCGTCCTTCGAAGCGTCCGCGGCGAAGGCAGCGGAAGCAGCCCGTTCGTACCTGAAATTTCCGTCACTGTCGCGTTCGTTCTCGCCATAGGCAGTGTTATCGGGCTGGTGCTCTTTTTGGCGCATCTCACCCGGGAGATCCGGGTGGAAACCATGATGCGCAGGGTCAACGTGGAAACCCAGGAGACCATCGACCGTGTCTTCCCGGCGGACCGCTCCCTGCCGGCACCGGATCCGGTCCCGGCAGAGGGGAAGATCCTTATCAACTCCACCAGTTCCGGATTCCTGACCTCCGTTGACAAGGGCGCACTGAAGCGGGCCGCCGAAGATGCGGGGGCAGTGATAAGGATTGACCGGGAACCTGGCAGTTCCCTGGTGGCTGGTGTTCCCTTCGCCACTGCCTGGCCCGTTCAACCGGGCGCAACGCTCACATCCTCAGCCCGGGAAAGGCTGACTGAGGCGGTTAACGCCGCTGTGGCCACCGGGTTTGAACGCACCAACGTCCAGGACGTCGGATTCGGATTCCGCCAGCTGGTCGACGTCGCTGCCCGTGCACTCTCCCCAGGTATCAACGACCCCACCACCGCAGTGCACGTCATCGGGCACCTTTCCGTTCTCCTGTGCCGGCTGGCGGAGCGAAACCCTGGCCCTGAGCATCTCAGTGACGACGACGGGCGGGTGAGGGTTGTGGTTTCGCTTCCGGAACTCGAGGACCTTCTCGACATGGCGATGAACCAGCCCAGGCAATACGGAGCGGCAGATCCGGCCGTTGCAGGCCGGCTCCTGGGCTTGCTTCGGGAACTCACCTGGTGCGACCGGAAGGACAAATACCGGATGGCTATCCGAGAGCATCTGGGCCGAATGCGCAACGCGATCGGTGCCGCTGACTATTCGCCGGGAGAACGGCGGAGCCTGCTGGAGCAGGCAGACTCCATAAACCTCTTGCAGACAGAGAACCTGCACCCCGGCAAAAAGGAGAGCCCGTGA